A window of Phaseolus vulgaris cultivar G19833 chromosome 4, P. vulgaris v2.0, whole genome shotgun sequence genomic DNA:
AACTTCTTATATTCATGAAGACTAATATGTACTGTTACATTGGACagttttttcaaactttggagCCCAGTAAAAAGTACAGATCTTAAAGCAGTCTGTCAGGAATGGGCAAAGTTCTTTGTACAAATTCCGAATAAAATCATGCAATAGTCCATTAAGAATGATAACATATGTACattttcattataaataaatgataCAATGTTGAATGTTTGCACATTTTCATTACATGTAAATGGTACAACTTTTAATACAAATTTGGGTTAATttataccattttttttagGTTTCTAAATTTGGGTTAAATAATGAagtttttcaattaaaaaaatatataacaccGGTTAAGTGAGTAAATCGGTGCAATAAACCAATGTAtgacttattttatttattctgaTTCCAGTTTGACACCCCCGTTAACTTGTATATAACATCGGTTAGGTCAATAAACTGGTGCAATAAAGGACTGAATGATGACTTTATTCTTCTAAGCTTGTAATAATTTATCCTATGACATTAAGTCCGTTAAAGAACTGAAGCGCGCACGTTTCAATGTCTTTGCCATTCCTTGGttttcatttaataaaatagttttctttCGTGATTTTAATAAAGTGAAGAAATTGCATCGATGAATTAATTCATTAACACTGCTGGATTgttttgaaaactgttggatTGTTTTGAAAACTATTGGTGTTGAATGGTGTGAGAGACCATGCAATGCATTGACCAACACGAAGACCAGCCCCTTTCATCTATTTAAAAGGGACATCAACGTCCTCAACCAGCACAGATGTTTGCCTCTCTGAGTTTCAATTTGCGTGTATCCAACATACCATTTCCATTCCCTACAATGTCGACTTTCAATGCAGCGTTATCACGAACAATTTGGATCCGACAACCCATATCATTTTTCACAACAATGAATTTGCGAGATGAGGTACGTTAATGCTCATGGTGTATTCTTTTACCTAATTGCCATTGTAAACATAATTATGAAGTGTAATGTACATTCATGACGAATTCTTGAAGGACTACGACCATGTAAATCGCTTACTTTCTATAGACAATCAACACAACCTTGAAAGGCGTTGGGTGCTAGCGGACAGCTCAGGATACATTCATCATGTTCACTATAATGAAGACTTACTGGATCCAAGATTGACTGAAGGGTGGATGGAATTAAGGAACTTCTATCGACTGCTTGGTGACCATGACATATTAATTGGATATGTTGGTGCCTCAACATTCCAACTCACCATTTTCAGGTCAGACACTAGGAAACTGACTGTGAACAATTATTTCAGTCAACTGTCAACAACAGAAGCTACGTTCCAGGGTCAGTTTGTTCATTACAAACTTACCATGAATGAATATAGTTATAGCAACGAATATTTGGTAATATATGTTATACTTTTTCAGTGAACTTAAAAATGTTTGTCTTGTATGGCCAGAAGTTTATGAATGCAAATTGTTTGTCTTGTATGTGTGGGCAGGTTTTCTCTGGGGAAGGTTTTAGGAATTATATTCGGGATTCAAATCTCACAACCTTCATTCTATGTGGACCACTAGAACATCAAATATTTGAAGCGGAGAGTTCACCAACCTCCGACAACATTTTCTACCTTGGACATCGATGAAATAACTTTTGTGTGTTAAACGTGTTTCAGGAAGGAGACACCATTACTTTTTAGGCCCAAACGGACAACCCAAATTGGACTATCAGAATTCTGCACTGTCACTAAGAATGTCTTcaattttctattatttgtactcttttaatattattataggtTCGGTATATTTGGCATGTA
This region includes:
- the LOC137837555 gene encoding uncharacterized protein isoform X2; translated protein: MFASLSFNLRVSNIPFPFPTMSTFNAALSRTIWIRQPISFFTTMNLRDEDYDHVNRLLSIDNQHNLERRWVLADSSGYIHHVHYNEDLLDPRLTEGWMELRNFYRLLGDHDILIGYVGASTFQLTIFRSDTRKLTVNNYFSQLSTTEATFQGFLWGRF
- the LOC137837555 gene encoding uncharacterized protein isoform X3, with amino-acid sequence MFASLSFNLRVSNIPFPFPTMSTFNAALSRTIWIRQPISFFTTMNLRDEDYDHVNRLLSIDNQHNLERRWVLADSSGYIHHVHYNEDLLDPRLTEGWMELRNFYRLLGDHDILIGYVGASTFQLTIFRFSLGKVLGIIFGIQISQPSFYVDH
- the LOC137837555 gene encoding uncharacterized protein isoform X1 → MFASLSFNLRVSNIPFPFPTMSTFNAALSRTIWIRQPISFFTTMNLRDEDYDHVNRLLSIDNQHNLERRWVLADSSGYIHHVHYNEDLLDPRLTEGWMELRNFYRLLGDHDILIGYVGASTFQLTIFRSDTRKLTVNNYFSQLSTTEATFQGQFVHYKLTMNEYSYSNEYLVFSGEGFRNYIRDSNLTTFILCGPLEHQIFEAESSPTSDNIFYLGHR